The nucleotide window AGTATTCCTGCTATGATTGTTAATCACTGGATACAAGGTGCTTCGCTTATCTTGCTACCAAGTTCATTAGTACTTTCCGCCCTGTTACCTATTCTGATCAGTTACTTTGTATTCCTGATCAGTTACCACTATTTACCACGCAATATTTTTGTGTTTATTTTTGTTGCGGGTTTCTTCAACGGGGCCATTACTGGCAGCTTGCATTTACTGATCAATTCTTTCTACCACTTGTCTGTAGGTCATTACGATTGGGAAACAATTCAGCACAACTACTTCATTTTTGTCCCTCTCCTCGCTTTTCCCGAGGGTTTACTCAATGGGATGTCGCTTGCAGTTCTGACTGTATTTAAACCTGAATGGTTAAGGGTCTTCTCTGATAGAGATTACATATACAACCACTATCACAAAAAATAGCCCCCGCTGGATAGATATGGTCCTGAAAGCTAGATAAATTGCGAATTTGTTGTCATTTTTTCATATTAAACATGTGTTGAGATCATGTTTCACTCTTGTCTGAAGCGTTAACCTAAGCACATTAAAAATGTATTAGATTATTTAGTGAGGTCATCATGGAAATGTCAAACGCTCAACGTTTGATTCTATCAAACCAGTACAACCTAATGTCTCAACTCGATCCAAGTAATGCGGCGAAATACAAACGCTTACAGACTATCGTCGAGCGTGGTTATGAACTACAAATGTGCGAGTTAAACAAAGACTTTGGCCGTATTACAGAAGCAGAATGTCGCGAAATCATCGACATTATGGAGATGTATCACGCGATGCAAGAGTCTAACAATCTGCTCGACAATGACGAGAAAAACAAAGTCGACCAACGTCGCCTACAGTTCTTGGGGTTCGATATCGCTTCGGAAGCTCAACAAGTACATTACGTACGCTTTTTAATTGACTCTGAAGGACTTTACCCACAATTTGACAAAGCAGACCATCATTTCAACAGCCAAATGCCAATGCTAGACAAATACCGTCGTATGCTGCAAACATGGCGTAACTGCCCTCGTCAATACCATCTATGTTCGAACGAACTGGCACAAATCTTTAGTGCCTAGTTATACAAATCATTGAATAGGAGAGCTGCGGCTCTCCTTTTTATTCTCCCTGACACAAACTGTCTTTTATACGTCAGATCTATTTCCCCAATCTTTTATCCAGTCCAACGATGAATCACTAACATTGGCCACCAGATGCCAAATATTTGATTTATCAATGCTGAACACTCCACACAATCCTATCATTTATGTAACAGTGATAAATATGCCACTTTTACAATAAATTCATAATTGTTAAGCAAAATTGCAAATCCCCGACTAGGCTTAAATAGAGAAAGGCTGTGATTGAATTATTCAAATCCACCGCTC belongs to Vibrio sp. STUT-A11 and includes:
- a CDS encoding energy-coupling factor ABC transporter permease encodes the protein MDWFNLGALIVIAWVVIAFCIPDWKKVVWPKLEQEKSFQHIVFATLFLLSILWSAQAGVKDGLKIHFLALTTLTMMYGWRMAFLLSIPAMIVNHWIQGASLILLPSSLVLSALLPILISYFVFLISYHYLPRNIFVFIFVAGFFNGAITGSLHLLINSFYHLSVGHYDWETIQHNYFIFVPLLAFPEGLLNGMSLAVLTVFKPEWLRVFSDRDYIYNHYHKK
- a CDS encoding YfbU family protein, with amino-acid sequence MEMSNAQRLILSNQYNLMSQLDPSNAAKYKRLQTIVERGYELQMCELNKDFGRITEAECREIIDIMEMYHAMQESNNLLDNDEKNKVDQRRLQFLGFDIASEAQQVHYVRFLIDSEGLYPQFDKADHHFNSQMPMLDKYRRMLQTWRNCPRQYHLCSNELAQIFSA